From the Vibrio alginolyticus NBRC 15630 = ATCC 17749 genome, one window contains:
- a CDS encoding methyl-accepting chemotaxis protein, protein MRIKDLSVVKKISVSYLTVFAVFGLVSVMLVQGLLTLNKDISVLTDKSLPSVAILKGIQVDITKVRKDEFSLLPNANHPKIGEWLKGLDQWRSDVQAGIAEYEKLDLNKRETQSFSVFKETWNQYIKETKTYNALLSQGDAESANDVILSSFDTYSKALSSLDDTLALNDELVNLIGEEVQSEAAFTQYSAAVGALVVALVMVMSAMLLSRVICGPVDRALEFASKIAKGQLNNQIDESELSKDELGTLLKELVGMQTNLHSLVSEINDSTIQLTAAVEEVSAISSQTASGMQNQQIELSSVASAMTEMQAAVSEVAQNTEVGATSAYSAAEVAKQGTVTLQQTIAVIERVSHTIQESDELARELESSSNNINVVVDVIRGIAEQTNLLALNAAIEAARAGEQGRGFAVVADEVRSLAQRTQDSTSQIVEIVNQLQESSSKIGHSSRDCQEGISQCVEQVNDADSQIKEIEHSVDNIAQMSTQIATACSEQNSVSEELNRSVEHINSASTEMAEGASQTAVACQQISSLAHNLKTRMGSFQL, encoded by the coding sequence ATGCGTATTAAAGACTTAAGTGTCGTAAAGAAAATATCGGTTAGTTATTTAACCGTTTTTGCCGTGTTTGGTTTAGTGTCAGTAATGTTGGTGCAAGGTTTGTTAACACTGAATAAAGACATTTCAGTGTTAACAGATAAAAGTTTACCTTCTGTTGCGATTTTGAAAGGTATCCAAGTTGATATTACTAAAGTGCGTAAAGATGAGTTCTCTTTATTGCCAAACGCAAATCACCCCAAAATTGGTGAGTGGTTAAAAGGCCTCGACCAATGGCGTTCTGATGTGCAGGCTGGTATTGCAGAATACGAAAAGCTCGACCTTAATAAGCGTGAAACGCAGTCCTTTAGCGTTTTTAAAGAAACTTGGAATCAATACATCAAAGAAACGAAGACTTACAACGCACTGCTAAGCCAAGGTGATGCTGAAAGTGCAAATGATGTGATTTTATCGAGTTTCGATACCTACTCAAAAGCGTTGAGCAGCTTGGATGATACCCTCGCGTTGAACGATGAGTTGGTGAATTTGATTGGTGAAGAAGTACAAAGTGAAGCGGCATTTACACAATACAGCGCTGCTGTTGGTGCGCTTGTCGTCGCATTGGTCATGGTAATGTCTGCCATGCTGCTTTCTCGAGTCATCTGCGGGCCTGTTGATCGAGCATTGGAATTCGCTTCCAAAATCGCCAAGGGTCAATTGAATAATCAAATCGACGAAAGCGAATTGAGCAAAGACGAGTTAGGAACGCTGCTCAAAGAGCTTGTCGGTATGCAAACAAACTTACATTCGTTGGTTTCTGAGATTAATGACTCAACGATTCAGCTAACGGCAGCAGTAGAGGAAGTGAGTGCTATTTCTTCTCAGACCGCCTCTGGTATGCAAAATCAACAAATTGAACTTAGCTCGGTGGCTTCTGCGATGACAGAAATGCAAGCTGCTGTAAGTGAAGTGGCACAAAATACCGAAGTTGGCGCAACCTCTGCTTATTCGGCTGCGGAAGTGGCAAAGCAAGGAACGGTGACGTTACAACAAACTATCGCAGTAATTGAGCGTGTATCACATACGATCCAAGAATCAGATGAACTGGCACGTGAGCTTGAATCGAGCTCAAACAATATCAATGTGGTCGTAGATGTGATCCGCGGGATTGCCGAGCAAACAAACTTGTTAGCACTGAACGCCGCAATTGAAGCCGCTCGGGCTGGTGAACAAGGACGTGGGTTTGCTGTTGTGGCAGATGAGGTTCGTTCTCTGGCGCAACGCACTCAAGACTCCACTTCACAAATTGTGGAAATTGTTAATCAACTACAAGAGAGCAGCAGTAAAATAGGGCATTCAAGCCGTGATTGTCAGGAGGGTATTTCTCAGTGTGTTGAGCAAGTTAATGATGCTGATAGCCAGATAAAAGAAATTGAACATTCTGTCGATAACATAGCGCAAATGAGCACACAAATCGCAACGGCGTGCAGTGAGCAGAATTCTGTATCCGAAGAGCTGAATCGCAGCGTGGAGCATATTAATAGTGCTTCAACAGAGATGGCTGAGGGAGCTTCACAAACGGCTGTGGCTTGTCAGCAGATTAGTAGCCTAGCGCACAACTTGAAAACTCGAATGGGTTCATTCCAGCTCTAG
- the miaE gene encoding tRNA isopentenyl-2-thiomethyl-A-37 hydroxylase MiaE, with protein sequence MMNLDAYQDLLAPINQFLQCSTPDEWVEEAKKPENLQTILLDHLLCELKAGQSAMFLIRKYAVDQSSSHALLDWFKPYEDFAYRNVGSLETLKGKSNISKSIMAKSDSPYSQDLIDKMVLLIKEELHHFYQVLEIMESRGIEYKNIPASRYAKGLISHMKTHEPETLIDKLIIGAYIEARSCERFAKLAPHMDDDIAKFYISLLRSEARHYQDYLVLAEQIAGKDISERIAYFGRIEADLISTPDTDFKFHSGIPA encoded by the coding sequence ATGATGAATCTAGACGCCTATCAAGATCTTCTTGCTCCCATTAACCAATTTCTGCAATGCAGTACACCTGATGAATGGGTAGAGGAAGCAAAGAAACCAGAGAACCTTCAAACCATTTTGTTAGACCACCTACTGTGCGAACTAAAAGCTGGCCAATCTGCCATGTTTTTAATTCGTAAGTATGCCGTTGACCAATCCAGTTCACATGCTCTACTTGACTGGTTTAAGCCCTACGAAGATTTTGCTTACCGTAACGTAGGCTCATTGGAAACTTTAAAAGGCAAGAGCAATATTTCTAAGTCAATCATGGCTAAGTCCGACTCACCATACAGCCAAGATTTGATCGATAAGATGGTGCTTTTGATAAAAGAGGAGTTACACCACTTTTATCAAGTTTTAGAGATCATGGAAAGTCGTGGAATTGAGTACAAAAATATTCCAGCAAGTCGTTATGCTAAAGGACTGATTTCGCATATGAAGACTCATGAGCCGGAAACGCTGATCGATAAACTCATCATTGGTGCGTACATCGAAGCCCGATCTTGTGAGCGTTTTGCCAAACTAGCACCACATATGGATGACGATATCGCAAAGTTCTACATTTCTTTATTACGTTCAGAAGCACGCCATTACCAGGATTATCTTGTATTAGCGGAGCAAATCGCAGGCAAAGATATCAGCGAGCGCATCGCCTACTTTGGACGTATAGAGGCAGATTTAATTTCTACGCCAGATACAGATTTTAAGTTTCACAGTGGTATTCCAGCCTAG
- a CDS encoding DNA translocase FtsK, protein MFKENAKKVETIIKTSEEPQSSRLNGFQRLKECCFIVGVLSSVLLAVALFTFSPADPSWSQTAWGGDIDNAGGLFGAWLADTLFFTFGSLAYPIPFLLAAAAWVICRKRGEDEPIDFMLWGTRLLGLVVLIMTSCGLADINFDDIWYFSSGGVVGDVLSSLALPTLNVLGTTLVLLFLWGAGFTLFTGISWLNIVEWLGDRALALIAALANKARGSEQEVLEPQLDEFVEDKVSTPKHNVDHEIDDEPLPHLTAYDVDEPKEPAPAHEYPIYMPQAKPDKPAEQAMVEPTPPQRKATVNAAPVYSEPEPQIQPIHTVNTDNVDPLLERTKQLNVTIEELEAAAQQADDWGTEEQAAPSFANTYSSYVEPHTATEEPISVEPDYAEYEQFEAEQVQQPSIEHPVHEEPAIDSAVLDSITAQTESSQHIEPTISDFDVLDDEDEVESQPAQQVQPTTPHQQAATPSTTFEPAPQKVEVEEIQDNDQDVTAFQDMVSNAQAKVAATQNPFLVQKEENLPVPEEPLPTLELLYHPEKRENFIDRDALEQVARLVESKLADYKIKADVVGIYPGPVITRFELDLAPGVKVSRISGLSTDLARALSAMAVRVVEVIPGKPYIGLELPNMSRQTVYLSDVISSPQFEQATSPTTVVLGQDIAGEAVVADLAKMPHVLVAGTTGSGKSVGVNVMILSMLYKAGPEDVRFIMIDPKMLELSIYEGIPHLLSEVVTDMKDASNALRWCVGEMERRYKLMSALGVRNVKGFNEKLKMAAEAGHPIHDPFWQEGDSMDTEPPLLEKLPYIVVVVDEFADLMMVVGKKVEELIARLAQKARAAGIHLILATQRPSVDVITGLIKANIPTRVAFTVSTKTDSRTILDQGGAESLLGMGDMLYLPPGSSHTTRVHGAFASDDDVHAVVNNWKARGKPNYIEEIISGDQTPESLLPGEQMEADEDVDPLFDQVVEHVVQSRRGSVSGVQRRFKIGYNRAARIVEQLEAQGIVSAPGHNGNREVLAPAPPKD, encoded by the coding sequence ATGTTCAAAGAGAACGCAAAGAAAGTCGAAACCATTATCAAAACCAGTGAAGAGCCCCAGTCTTCACGCTTAAATGGCTTCCAACGCTTAAAAGAGTGCTGCTTTATCGTTGGCGTTCTTAGCTCGGTATTGCTTGCGGTTGCACTATTTACCTTCAGTCCGGCCGATCCTTCTTGGTCCCAAACCGCATGGGGAGGGGATATCGATAATGCTGGTGGCCTTTTCGGCGCTTGGCTAGCCGATACTCTATTCTTCACATTTGGCTCTCTCGCTTACCCAATCCCTTTCTTGCTAGCGGCGGCTGCATGGGTGATTTGCCGTAAACGAGGAGAAGATGAGCCAATTGATTTCATGCTATGGGGTACAAGGCTGCTCGGTCTTGTCGTCCTTATTATGACCAGTTGCGGTCTTGCCGATATTAATTTTGATGACATTTGGTATTTTTCATCCGGAGGTGTGGTCGGGGATGTGTTGTCTAGCCTCGCTTTACCTACATTGAATGTACTCGGTACCACATTGGTACTGCTGTTCTTGTGGGGAGCGGGCTTTACGCTCTTCACTGGCATCTCATGGCTTAACATCGTGGAATGGCTTGGTGATCGTGCGTTAGCGCTAATTGCCGCGCTTGCAAATAAGGCAAGAGGTTCAGAGCAGGAAGTTTTAGAACCTCAGCTTGATGAGTTTGTAGAAGATAAAGTCTCTACGCCTAAACATAATGTAGACCATGAAATTGATGATGAGCCGCTTCCTCATTTAACGGCGTACGATGTCGATGAACCGAAAGAGCCGGCGCCAGCGCATGAGTATCCTATTTATATGCCGCAAGCTAAACCTGATAAGCCTGCGGAACAGGCGATGGTAGAACCGACGCCACCACAACGCAAGGCTACGGTTAATGCTGCGCCAGTTTATTCTGAACCTGAGCCTCAAATACAACCTATCCATACGGTTAACACGGATAACGTTGATCCGCTCTTGGAACGCACCAAGCAACTGAATGTTACGATAGAAGAGCTTGAAGCAGCGGCGCAACAAGCAGATGACTGGGGAACTGAAGAACAGGCAGCCCCATCATTTGCAAACACTTACTCTTCCTATGTAGAGCCACATACAGCTACAGAAGAACCGATCAGTGTTGAACCAGATTATGCGGAGTACGAACAATTTGAAGCAGAGCAAGTACAGCAGCCAAGTATAGAGCATCCTGTACATGAAGAGCCTGCAATTGATTCTGCTGTATTAGATAGCATCACGGCTCAAACAGAGTCGAGCCAACATATTGAGCCTACGATCTCTGACTTTGATGTGTTAGATGATGAAGACGAAGTGGAGTCTCAGCCTGCACAGCAAGTACAGCCAACAACGCCTCATCAGCAAGCAGCAACACCTTCAACAACATTTGAACCTGCACCTCAAAAAGTGGAAGTAGAAGAGATCCAAGACAACGACCAAGACGTTACCGCATTCCAAGATATGGTTTCCAATGCGCAAGCCAAAGTCGCTGCAACACAGAACCCATTTTTGGTACAGAAAGAAGAAAACTTGCCAGTTCCGGAAGAGCCACTCCCAACGCTCGAGTTGCTTTATCATCCAGAAAAACGTGAAAACTTTATCGACCGTGATGCGCTAGAGCAGGTCGCTCGATTGGTAGAGAGCAAACTCGCTGACTACAAAATCAAAGCCGATGTGGTTGGTATTTATCCTGGTCCAGTGATCACTCGTTTTGAGCTTGATTTGGCGCCGGGGGTGAAAGTAAGTCGTATTTCTGGTCTTTCAACTGACTTAGCGCGTGCATTGTCTGCGATGGCGGTACGTGTTGTGGAAGTAATCCCTGGCAAGCCTTACATCGGTTTGGAACTGCCAAACATGAGTCGTCAGACGGTCTATTTATCTGATGTCATCAGTAGCCCTCAGTTTGAGCAAGCAACGTCACCAACAACGGTTGTGTTAGGTCAAGACATTGCGGGCGAAGCTGTGGTGGCAGATCTTGCGAAGATGCCACACGTGCTAGTAGCAGGTACAACAGGTTCTGGTAAGTCGGTAGGTGTGAACGTGATGATTTTGAGCATGCTGTATAAAGCAGGCCCAGAAGATGTACGCTTCATCATGATTGACCCGAAAATGCTAGAGCTTTCTATTTATGAAGGTATCCCTCATCTTCTTTCTGAAGTTGTGACTGATATGAAAGACGCATCAAATGCTCTACGTTGGTGTGTGGGCGAGATGGAACGTCGTTACAAATTGATGTCGGCATTAGGTGTACGTAATGTGAAGGGCTTCAACGAAAAACTGAAGATGGCAGCAGAAGCGGGCCACCCAATCCATGACCCGTTCTGGCAAGAAGGCGACAGCATGGATACTGAACCGCCATTGCTAGAAAAGCTGCCTTACATCGTCGTTGTTGTTGACGAATTTGCTGACCTAATGATGGTGGTCGGTAAGAAAGTTGAAGAACTAATTGCTCGCTTGGCGCAAAAAGCGCGTGCGGCAGGTATTCACTTAATTCTTGCGACTCAGCGTCCATCGGTTGATGTTATTACCGGTCTAATTAAAGCGAACATTCCAACTCGTGTTGCGTTTACGGTATCGACTAAAACGGACTCTCGTACAATCCTAGATCAAGGCGGCGCAGAATCACTACTTGGTATGGGTGATATGTTGTATCTACCGCCGGGGTCAAGTCATACAACTCGTGTTCACGGTGCATTTGCATCAGATGATGATGTTCATGCTGTTGTAAACAACTGGAAAGCGCGTGGTAAACCTAACTACATTGAAGAGATCATCAGTGGAGATCAAACTCCAGAAAGTCTATTGCCAGGTGAGCAAATGGAAGCGGATGAAGATGTAGACCCGCTCTTCGATCAAGTTGTTGAGCACGTGGTTCAATCACGTCGAGGTTCGGTTTCCGGTGTTCAGCGCCGATTTAAGATAGGTTACAACCGTGCCGCCCGTATTGTAGAGCAGCTTGAGGCGCAGGGCATCGTAAGTGCTCCGGGTCATAACGGTAACCGTGAAGTACTGGCACCTGCGCCACCAAAAGATTAA
- the cysB gene encoding HTH-type transcriptional regulator CysB: MKLQQLKYIVEVVNHNLNVSATAESLYTSQPGISKQVRLLEDELGIQIFERSGKHLTQVTPAGEEIVRISQEILARVESIKAVAGEHTHPEMGTLNITTTHTQARYALPDVIKGFTSRYPKVSLHMHQGTPSQMSEAIAKGTANFAIATEALHLYQDAIMLPCYHWNRSIVVPKDHPLAKKDKVTISDLAAYPLVTYVFGFTGRSELDTAFNREGLTPRVVFTATDADVIKTYVRMGIGVGVIASMAVDEEQDGDLVAIDASHLFGASTTSIGFRRGTFLRSYMFDFMERFAPHLTRPVVEQAISLKSNAEIEEMFKDIELPVR, encoded by the coding sequence ATGAAACTGCAGCAGCTGAAGTATATTGTTGAGGTTGTAAACCATAATCTGAATGTATCTGCAACGGCGGAAAGCTTATATACCTCTCAGCCAGGTATTAGTAAACAGGTTCGGTTGCTGGAAGATGAGTTAGGTATTCAGATTTTTGAACGTAGCGGTAAGCACTTAACGCAAGTGACGCCAGCTGGAGAAGAAATTGTACGTATCTCTCAAGAAATTCTCGCTCGTGTAGAAAGTATCAAAGCGGTGGCTGGAGAGCACACCCATCCAGAAATGGGGACGCTGAATATCACCACGACACATACGCAGGCTCGTTATGCACTGCCAGATGTCATCAAAGGTTTTACTTCTCGTTATCCAAAAGTGTCGTTACACATGCACCAAGGTACACCGTCACAAATGTCTGAGGCGATAGCTAAAGGCACTGCGAATTTTGCGATTGCGACAGAAGCTCTTCACTTATATCAAGATGCCATCATGCTGCCTTGTTATCACTGGAATCGTTCAATAGTTGTGCCTAAAGACCACCCACTAGCGAAGAAAGACAAAGTAACGATCAGTGATCTTGCCGCTTACCCATTAGTCACTTACGTGTTCGGTTTTACTGGTCGTTCAGAGCTGGATACAGCATTCAACCGCGAAGGTTTAACCCCGCGAGTGGTGTTCACGGCAACTGATGCAGACGTCATTAAAACTTACGTTCGTATGGGTATTGGTGTGGGTGTGATTGCAAGCATGGCTGTGGATGAAGAGCAGGACGGTGACTTGGTTGCAATAGATGCGAGCCATTTGTTTGGCGCGAGCACCACGAGCATCGGCTTCCGCCGTGGTACATTCTTACGCTCTTACATGTTCGATTTTATGGAGCGTTTTGCACCGCACTTAACGCGTCCAGTGGTTGAGCAGGCGATTTCGTTGAAGTCTAATGCAGAAATCGAAGAGATGTTTAAAGACATCGAGCTTCCGGTGAGATAA
- the lrp gene encoding leucine-responsive transcriptional regulator Lrp, with product MADNYKKPSKELDRIDRNILNELQKDGRISNVELSKRVGLSPTPCLERVRRLERQGYITGYTALLNPQFLDASLLVFVEITLNRGAPDVFEQFNSAVQKLDDIQECHLVSGDFDYLLKTRVSDMGAYRRLLGDTLLRLPGVNDTRTYVVMEEVKQSNQLVIKTR from the coding sequence ATGGCAGACAACTATAAAAAGCCGTCCAAGGAACTAGACCGTATCGACCGCAACATTCTTAATGAGCTGCAGAAAGACGGTCGTATTTCAAACGTTGAGCTTTCAAAACGTGTGGGACTTTCTCCAACGCCATGTTTGGAGCGTGTACGTCGCTTAGAGCGTCAGGGTTATATCACAGGGTATACTGCATTATTGAATCCGCAGTTCCTGGATGCATCACTATTAGTATTCGTTGAGATTACGCTAAACCGTGGTGCGCCGGATGTGTTTGAGCAGTTTAACTCAGCTGTTCAAAAGCTAGACGACATACAAGAGTGTCATCTTGTTTCAGGTGACTTTGACTATCTTCTTAAAACCCGTGTATCAGATATGGGTGCTTACCGCCGACTATTGGGCGATACGTTACTACGTCTACCTGGCGTAAATGACACTCGCACATACGTTGTTATGGAAGAAGTGAAACAATCTAACCAGCTTGTGATCAAAACTCGTTAA
- the lolA gene encoding outer membrane lipoprotein chaperone LolA, with translation MKKLFSAKLFSALVLSFSLFSTAHAASPKDELNKRLSMNDGFSADFSQQVISPEGETVMEGEGTVEIARPSLFRWSTTFPDENLLVSDGKTLWYYSPFIEQVSIYWQEQATEQTPFVLLTRNRASDWNNYKISQKGDQFTLIPTAVDSTQGQFQINIDAKGVVKGFNVVEQDGQKGLFTFNNVKLGKPKADRFTFTIPKGVEVDDQRN, from the coding sequence ATGAAAAAACTATTTTCAGCGAAACTTTTCTCCGCGCTTGTTTTAAGCTTTTCCCTCTTCTCTACTGCACACGCAGCGTCTCCTAAAGATGAATTAAACAAACGCCTTTCTATGAATGATGGCTTTAGTGCAGATTTCTCTCAGCAGGTTATTAGCCCTGAAGGCGAAACGGTGATGGAAGGAGAAGGTACGGTTGAAATTGCCCGCCCAAGCCTGTTCCGTTGGAGTACAACATTCCCTGATGAGAACCTATTGGTCTCTGACGGTAAGACATTGTGGTACTACAGCCCATTCATCGAGCAAGTGAGCATCTACTGGCAAGAGCAAGCAACAGAGCAAACGCCATTTGTTTTGCTAACGCGTAACCGAGCAAGTGATTGGAATAACTACAAAATATCTCAAAAAGGTGACCAGTTCACTCTCATTCCTACTGCAGTAGACTCCACACAAGGTCAATTCCAGATTAATATTGATGCCAAAGGTGTGGTGAAAGGCTTCAATGTGGTTGAGCAAGACGGCCAAAAAGGTTTGTTCACCTTTAACAACGTGAAGCTGGGTAAACCAAAAGCAGACAGATTCACATTCACAATTCCAAAAGGTGTGGAAGTGGATGACCAAAGGAATTAA
- the ald gene encoding alanine dehydrogenase encodes MIIGVPKEIKNHEYRVGMIPASVRELISHGHQVLVETNAGAGIGFSDDDYIAVGASILPHAADVFAQADMIVKVKEPQAVERAMLREGQILFTYLHLAPDFPQTDELIKSKAVCIAYETVTDNMGRLPLLAPMSEVAGRMSIQAGAQTLEKSHGGRGLLLGGVPGVEPAKVVIVGGGVVGANAARMAVGLRADVTILDRNVDTLRKLDEEFQGRAKVVYSTEDAIEKHVLEADLVIGAVLIPGAAAPKLVTKEHIAKMKPGAAVVDVAIDQGGCFETSHATTHADPTYIVDEVVHYCVANMPGAVARTSTFALNNATLPYIVKLANKGYREALLEDKGFLEGLNVIHGKVTCKEVAESFDLEYVEPTQAIAMFN; translated from the coding sequence ATGATCATTGGCGTACCTAAGGAAATCAAGAATCACGAATATCGTGTTGGTATGATCCCAGCTAGCGTGAGAGAACTCATCTCACATGGTCACCAAGTTTTAGTTGAGACCAATGCAGGTGCCGGCATTGGTTTTTCAGACGATGATTACATCGCTGTCGGCGCATCCATTCTCCCTCATGCTGCTGACGTATTTGCGCAAGCAGACATGATTGTAAAAGTAAAAGAACCCCAAGCAGTAGAGAGAGCAATGCTCCGCGAAGGGCAAATTTTATTTACTTATTTACACCTAGCACCAGATTTTCCACAAACTGATGAGCTAATCAAGAGCAAAGCTGTCTGTATAGCCTATGAGACTGTAACAGATAATATGGGTCGTTTGCCACTGTTAGCACCAATGTCAGAAGTGGCAGGTCGGATGTCTATCCAAGCTGGTGCGCAAACGTTGGAAAAATCGCACGGCGGTCGTGGTCTGCTCCTAGGCGGCGTACCTGGTGTTGAACCTGCAAAAGTCGTTATCGTTGGTGGTGGCGTTGTTGGTGCAAACGCTGCTCGTATGGCGGTTGGCCTTCGCGCTGACGTCACTATTCTAGACCGTAACGTAGACACACTTCGTAAGCTTGACGAAGAATTCCAAGGTCGCGCAAAAGTGGTTTATTCTACTGAAGACGCTATCGAGAAGCATGTTCTAGAAGCGGACCTTGTTATCGGTGCCGTTCTAATTCCTGGCGCAGCAGCACCTAAACTGGTCACTAAAGAGCACATTGCTAAGATGAAGCCTGGTGCAGCAGTGGTTGACGTGGCAATTGACCAAGGCGGTTGTTTCGAAACTTCACACGCGACAACTCACGCAGATCCAACTTACATCGTTGATGAAGTGGTTCACTACTGTGTAGCAAATATGCCTGGCGCAGTTGCTCGCACTTCAACATTTGCACTCAACAACGCTACGCTTCCATACATCGTGAAGTTAGCAAATAAAGGCTACCGCGAAGCACTTCTAGAAGACAAAGGCTTCCTTGAAGGTCTAAACGTTATTCACGGAAAAGTAACATGTAAAGAAGTAGCAGAAAGCTTTGACTTGGAATACGTTGAACCAACTCAAGCTATCGCTATGTTTAATTAA
- a CDS encoding methyltransferase, translating into MKTQFQFINDCLIENQSLWRFEPFKSSIHTSLPWQEQHPRLCQWLASLTPSQIEEYKAAPELALKALSPFLPELEQLAELTHLELLSLNGLELARGLDNGIPGRKLEQISSMGEAAIQQHCGEEWLEWCSGKGYLGRILTTQTDQPVTSFEYQQALCDSGQQAANEHHWKMTFIQGDAFDSKAKAVFKPTQHAVALHACGDLHARLMQYGSENGIAAMTISPCCYHLIQSEQYQPMSESGRASSLSLSKQELRIPLQQTVTGGERVRRHRQQEMMFRLGFDLITRQALGMAEYQPVPSIRKSQLSDGFESLCRWAAEQKGIVLPQEIDFSHFEKLSEQRFWQMERMSLVQLVFQRPLEIWLALDKVLYLEERGYRVRLSEFCPKSVTPRNILICAYKI; encoded by the coding sequence ATGAAAACGCAATTTCAGTTTATTAATGACTGCTTAATCGAAAACCAATCTTTGTGGCGATTCGAGCCTTTTAAAAGCAGCATTCACACATCATTACCTTGGCAGGAGCAACATCCTCGACTGTGCCAATGGCTAGCGTCTCTTACTCCCTCTCAAATCGAAGAATACAAAGCAGCACCAGAACTCGCGTTAAAAGCACTTAGTCCGTTTTTGCCTGAGCTTGAACAACTCGCAGAACTGACTCATTTAGAGCTTTTGTCGTTAAACGGCTTGGAACTCGCTCGTGGTTTAGATAACGGTATTCCGGGACGTAAGTTGGAGCAAATTAGCTCGATGGGTGAAGCTGCAATTCAACAACACTGTGGCGAAGAATGGCTAGAATGGTGCTCAGGTAAAGGTTACTTGGGGCGAATCCTGACAACGCAAACCGATCAGCCTGTAACCAGCTTTGAATACCAACAAGCACTGTGCGATTCGGGGCAACAAGCAGCCAATGAACATCATTGGAAGATGACGTTTATTCAAGGCGACGCGTTTGATAGCAAAGCGAAAGCCGTGTTTAAGCCAACGCAACACGCAGTAGCACTGCATGCATGCGGTGACCTTCACGCTCGTCTAATGCAGTACGGCAGTGAAAATGGGATTGCTGCGATGACCATATCACCTTGTTGTTACCACTTGATTCAGTCGGAACAATACCAGCCGATGTCGGAATCGGGCAGGGCTTCTTCTCTCTCATTGTCTAAGCAAGAACTGCGTATCCCATTACAACAAACGGTGACAGGAGGAGAGCGCGTGCGTCGTCATCGTCAGCAGGAAATGATGTTTCGTCTTGGGTTTGATTTGATCACGCGACAAGCTTTGGGAATGGCAGAGTATCAGCCTGTGCCGAGTATCCGTAAGTCGCAATTAAGTGATGGTTTTGAATCTTTATGTCGCTGGGCAGCGGAGCAAAAAGGCATTGTTCTTCCTCAAGAAATCGATTTCTCTCATTTTGAAAAGTTAAGCGAACAACGCTTCTGGCAAATGGAGAGAATGAGCTTAGTGCAACTTGTTTTTCAACGTCCGTTGGAGATCTGGCTCGCATTAGACAAAGTGCTTTATCTTGAAGAACGTGGTTACCGTGTTAGATTGTCAGAGTTTTGCCCTAAATCGGTCACACCTAGAAATATTTTAATTTGTGCATATAAGATTTAG